A part of Streptomyces sp. NBC_01210 genomic DNA contains:
- a CDS encoding IclR family transcriptional regulator: protein MGGAVLTGDQALVVHHAFRPGGSVQVSEVGTSIPWNTCALGKAVVAHAPQALRDQLLAGELAVPTGASIDDPARMARELEQIRATGYAVEDQEAAVGEAGIASPVYDSSGPVGAIGVVGPVERLLAGPVRVELAVAVREAGRSLSRDLGAPRGAGGRA, encoded by the coding sequence GTTCTCACCGGTGACCAGGCACTGGTGGTGCACCATGCCTTCCGGCCCGGAGGGTCGGTCCAGGTCTCGGAGGTCGGCACGAGCATCCCCTGGAACACGTGCGCGTTGGGCAAGGCCGTGGTCGCGCATGCGCCCCAGGCGCTGCGCGACCAACTGCTGGCGGGCGAGCTCGCGGTGCCCACCGGGGCCAGCATCGACGATCCTGCACGGATGGCGCGGGAGCTCGAGCAGATCCGGGCGACGGGATATGCGGTGGAGGACCAGGAGGCGGCCGTGGGGGAGGCCGGCATCGCCTCCCCGGTGTACGACAGCTCCGGACCGGTGGGCGCCATCGGCGTGGTCGGCCCGGTCGAGCGACTGCTCGCCGGGCCGGTGCGCGTGGAGCTGGCGGTCGCTGTGCGCGAGGCGGGACGCAGCCTCTCCCGTGACCTCGGCGCGCCCCGGGGAGCCGGGGGACGTGCCTGA